The uncultured Roseibium sp. genome contains a region encoding:
- the wrbA gene encoding NAD(P)H:quinone oxidoreductase: MARVLVLYYSSYGHIRALAEAEAEGARSVPGVSVDIRRVPETVPQAVRESAGYVVDDTPEARVADLPDYDAIIFGTPTRFGSMAAQMKQFLDMAGGLWAKNALVGKVGSVFTSSGSQHGGHEASVLTTHVPLLHFGMMVVGLPYTFQGQMRIDEIVGGSPYGAGTVAGGDGSLQPSETDLAGARFQGHHVAEIAARLAATPDTLLVREVA; this comes from the coding sequence ATGGCTCGCGTTCTTGTTCTTTATTATTCCAGTTACGGGCATATCCGCGCCCTGGCTGAGGCGGAGGCGGAAGGCGCGCGTTCCGTGCCGGGCGTCAGCGTCGACATCCGCCGGGTGCCGGAAACCGTGCCGCAGGCGGTACGCGAAAGCGCAGGCTACGTGGTGGACGATACGCCCGAGGCGCGGGTGGCGGATCTGCCCGACTACGACGCCATCATCTTCGGTACGCCGACCCGGTTCGGGTCCATGGCCGCACAGATGAAGCAGTTCCTCGACATGGCCGGCGGCCTGTGGGCGAAAAACGCCCTGGTGGGCAAGGTCGGATCGGTGTTCACGTCTTCCGGCTCCCAGCACGGCGGGCACGAAGCCTCGGTCCTGACCACCCATGTGCCGCTCCTGCATTTCGGCATGATGGTTGTCGGACTGCCCTATACCTTTCAGGGGCAGATGCGGATCGACGAGATCGTCGGCGGGTCGCCTTATGGTGCCGGCACCGTGGCGGGCGGCGACGGCTCGCTGCAGCCGTCGGAGACGGATCTCGCCGGCGCCCGGTTCCAGGGACACCACGTGGCGGAGATCGCCGCGCGCCTCGCCGCGACCCCGGACACGCTGCTCGTGCGGGAGGTCGCGTGA
- a CDS encoding LysR family transcriptional regulator, which translates to MDRLSVMRAFCRIVERGSFAKAAEDLGISAGLLSRDIKLLEDSLGCTLLNRTTRSMSLTEHGEVYYEEARGLLDAFDRVEDRVRSGAGSLRGTLRINAPYSFGLEVLSPLLPGFMDRYPDLDLVLAFDDRVVDMVEGGYDLSIRVRAELPDSALRARRIATVRQSLFAAPAYLEAHGTPATPEELSGHETVSFLMSDAPASWALIGPGGAHEHALTSKLRLGSSLVLRDMLIAGRGIGSLPSFLSDKAEKSGALVRVLPDWSLPERHVYAVIAARHGADSRTLAFVDHLSEALKETC; encoded by the coding sequence TCGTGGAGCGCGGCAGTTTCGCCAAGGCGGCCGAAGACCTCGGCATTTCGGCCGGTCTTTTGAGCCGGGACATCAAGCTGCTGGAAGACAGTCTCGGTTGTACGCTGTTGAACCGGACGACCCGGAGCATGTCCCTGACCGAACACGGCGAGGTCTATTACGAGGAGGCGCGAGGGCTGCTCGATGCCTTCGACCGGGTCGAGGACCGGGTGCGATCCGGCGCCGGAAGTTTGCGCGGAACGCTCAGGATCAACGCGCCCTATTCCTTCGGCCTGGAGGTTCTCTCCCCTTTGCTTCCGGGCTTCATGGATCGATATCCGGACCTGGACCTGGTGCTTGCCTTCGACGACCGGGTGGTGGACATGGTCGAAGGCGGCTACGACCTGTCGATCCGTGTCCGGGCGGAACTCCCCGATTCCGCCTTGCGGGCCCGCAGAATCGCGACGGTGCGGCAAAGCCTCTTTGCCGCGCCTGCCTATCTTGAAGCGCATGGCACGCCTGCAACGCCGGAGGAGCTTAGTGGTCACGAGACCGTCAGTTTCCTGATGTCGGACGCGCCGGCAAGCTGGGCGCTGATCGGGCCGGGCGGTGCTCACGAACATGCTCTGACATCGAAGTTGCGTCTCGGCAGCAGTCTTGTGCTGCGTGATATGCTGATCGCCGGACGCGGGATTGGATCATTGCCGTCGTTTCTGTCCGACAAGGCGGAAAAAAGCGGCGCGCTGGTGCGGGTCCTGCCCGACTGGTCGCTTCCGGAGCGCCATGTCTATGCGGTGATCGCGGCGCGTCATGGGGCCGACAGCCGCACGCTCGCCTTCGTCGATCATTTGTCTGAAGCGTTGAAAGAGACCTGCTGA
- a CDS encoding EamA family transporter, with the protein MKPMNSGLDVLVTALAPAVWGSTYLVTTEFLPPDHPITMAATRALPAGLLLLLFVRKLPGRDWLGKVMVVGGLNFSVFFCCLFIAAYRLPGGVAATLGATQALFVIALARGLMGTPVRLLSVIAALAGVFGVALLVLGPDAALDPIGVAAGIGGSAAMGAGTVLTRKWQPPVSPLTFTAWQLTAGGLLLVPVAMVFEPSLPALEPHYLGGIAYLSLIGGAATYFLWFRGIARIEPAAVSMLPMMSPMTAVILGWVVLGQTLSPVQWLGAAIVLASVWAGQHVGRALSGSKQPGHEPSGRASFTKCNSAAAVVPDTGSSPQRQYEASK; encoded by the coding sequence ATGAAACCCATGAACAGTGGCCTCGATGTTCTCGTCACCGCTCTTGCTCCGGCCGTCTGGGGCAGCACCTATCTGGTCACCACCGAGTTCCTGCCGCCGGATCATCCGATTACCATGGCGGCAACACGCGCGCTGCCGGCGGGCCTGCTCCTGCTTCTGTTCGTGCGCAAGCTGCCGGGGCGGGACTGGCTCGGTAAGGTGATGGTGGTCGGGGGGCTCAATTTTTCCGTCTTCTTCTGCTGCCTTTTCATCGCTGCCTACCGATTGCCTGGGGGCGTCGCGGCGACGCTCGGCGCCACGCAGGCCCTGTTCGTGATTGCGCTTGCGCGGGGGCTGATGGGCACGCCGGTGCGCCTGCTGTCCGTTATTGCTGCGCTTGCCGGCGTTTTTGGGGTGGCGCTGTTGGTTCTCGGACCCGATGCGGCCCTCGACCCGATCGGCGTGGCGGCGGGCATTGGCGGATCCGCGGCGATGGGGGCGGGAACCGTGCTCACCCGCAAGTGGCAGCCGCCTGTGTCGCCGCTCACCTTCACCGCCTGGCAGCTGACCGCGGGCGGGTTGCTGCTGGTTCCGGTCGCGATGGTGTTCGAACCCTCCCTGCCGGCGCTGGAACCGCATTATCTCGGCGGGATCGCCTATCTCAGCCTGATCGGCGGGGCGGCAACCTATTTCCTGTGGTTCCGCGGGATTGCCCGGATCGAACCCGCGGCGGTCTCCATGCTGCCCATGATGAGCCCGATGACCGCGGTCATTCTCGGCTGGGTCGTTCTGGGTCAGACCCTGAGCCCGGTGCAGTGGCTGGGTGCGGCCATCGTTCTTGCCTCGGTCTGGGCGGGGCAACATGTTGGACGCGCCTTGTCAGGTTCCAAACAGCCAGGTCACGAACCTTCAGGCCGTGCCTCTTTTACGAAGTGCAATTCGGCGGCGGCGGTGGTACCTGATACGGGTTCGTCCCCTCAACGTCAGTACGAAGCCTCCAAATGA
- a CDS encoding DsbA family protein — MGLTVDSFHDVVCGWCFNISPRLRVLAAEFDIEVRHRTFVLQDSPEQMVAVFGSMDQAKETILGHWAACRAASDTPELFNIEDMRAASFDYPYGLPAALFCKAAERLSGQGAHWDMFDRIQTAHITEARNVADMDGLLDIASDLGFDRDRFRRAVFDPGTRIAVDADRHLARRIQVRSVPTVIVRETGTRLVNGPIGDLRAQLGAALRLSA, encoded by the coding sequence ATGGGACTGACGGTCGATTCTTTCCATGACGTCGTCTGCGGCTGGTGTTTCAATATTTCGCCGCGCTTGCGAGTGCTGGCCGCGGAATTCGATATCGAGGTACGCCATCGCACCTTCGTGCTGCAGGACAGTCCGGAGCAGATGGTCGCGGTGTTCGGATCGATGGACCAGGCCAAGGAGACGATCCTTGGTCACTGGGCCGCCTGCCGGGCGGCGAGCGATACACCGGAGCTGTTCAATATCGAGGACATGCGTGCGGCCTCCTTCGACTATCCTTACGGACTGCCCGCAGCCCTTTTCTGCAAGGCGGCGGAACGGCTTTCGGGGCAGGGCGCCCACTGGGACATGTTCGACCGGATCCAGACCGCGCATATCACGGAGGCGCGCAATGTCGCCGACATGGACGGTCTGCTCGATATCGCTTCGGATCTGGGCTTCGACCGGGATCGGTTCCGACGCGCTGTCTTCGATCCCGGCACCCGGATCGCGGTCGATGCCGACCGGCATCTTGCCCGGCGCATACAGGTGAGGTCTGTGCCCACCGTGATCGTGCGGGAAACCGGAACCCGCCTCGTCAACGGTCCCATTGGGGACCTGCGCGCCCAGCTTGGCGCGGCCCTTCGTCTTTCTGCCTGA
- a CDS encoding DUF4386 domain-containing protein, protein MTDSDFPPTGGPVSGGRFAGVLYLVIIASGIGSEVFLRGPLMAAGGLPSVSPAEVASSLRWSLAADTIMVLADVALALVLFQLLKPVNTAAAMAAMVFRLVQAAILGANLLSQHMAVLILEGAGLQGLGPGAPARMWLELHGAGYDMGLFFFGINCLITGYLLFISGWLPKIFGIGLVAAGLVYLTGSTLRVLAPGLSDDFALAYAIPLAAELAFAVWLVVMGLGPRKT, encoded by the coding sequence ATGACCGATTCCGATTTTCCACCAACCGGCGGGCCGGTTTCGGGCGGACGCTTCGCCGGCGTGTTGTATCTGGTGATCATCGCCAGCGGCATTGGCAGCGAGGTTTTCCTGCGCGGGCCACTGATGGCGGCGGGCGGACTTCCAAGTGTCAGTCCTGCGGAAGTCGCAAGCAGTCTGCGCTGGAGCCTTGCGGCCGACACGATCATGGTGCTCGCGGATGTGGCGCTCGCGCTTGTCCTGTTCCAGCTCCTGAAACCGGTGAACACGGCGGCGGCGATGGCGGCGATGGTGTTCCGCCTTGTCCAGGCCGCCATTCTGGGAGCGAACCTGCTCAGCCAGCACATGGCCGTGCTCATCCTCGAAGGCGCCGGGCTCCAGGGCTTGGGGCCGGGCGCACCGGCGCGTATGTGGCTGGAACTGCACGGGGCCGGCTATGACATGGGCCTGTTCTTCTTCGGCATCAATTGTCTGATCACAGGCTACCTGCTCTTCATCTCCGGCTGGCTGCCGAAGATTTTCGGCATTGGTCTGGTCGCCGCCGGTCTGGTCTATCTGACCGGCAGCACTCTTCGCGTTCTCGCGCCCGGCCTGTCGGATGACTTTGCACTGGCCTATGCAATCCCGCTCGCCGCCGAGCTCGCCTTCGCTGTATGGCTTGTTGTCATGGGGCTTGGGCCGCGGAAGACATGA